A region from the Geobacter benzoatilyticus genome encodes:
- a CDS encoding very short patch repair endonuclease, with protein sequence MADVVNAETRSRMMSGIRGKNTKPEILIRSLLHRRGFRFRLHDKKLPGKPDIVLPRYRAVIMIHGCFWHGHDCHLFKWPSSNESFWKDKISRNKEVDARSRQELTLAGWRILTVWECALKGKHRRPLEESADEICTWLVSSNPDVEIKGVILK encoded by the coding sequence ATGGCTGACGTAGTTAATGCTGAGACAAGAAGCCGGATGATGTCCGGCATTCGCGGGAAGAATACCAAGCCTGAAATACTTATCCGGAGCTTACTACACCGGCGAGGATTCAGGTTCAGGTTGCATGACAAGAAACTCCCCGGAAAGCCGGACATTGTGTTGCCTCGTTACAGGGCAGTTATCATGATTCATGGCTGTTTCTGGCATGGGCACGATTGCCATCTTTTCAAGTGGCCCTCCAGTAATGAGTCTTTCTGGAAAGATAAAATTTCAAGAAACAAAGAGGTAGATGCACGGTCAAGACAAGAGTTAACTCTTGCAGGGTGGCGGATTCTCACAGTTTGGGAATGTGCACTGAAGGGAAAACACCGGCGACCGCTCGAAGAAAGTGCCGATGAAATTTGTACATGGCTTGTTTCTTCAAACCCTGATGTGGAAATCAAGGGAGTGATCCTGAAATGA